One region of Halomonas huangheensis genomic DNA includes:
- a CDS encoding NAD(P)(+) transhydrogenase (Re/Si-specific) subunit beta, whose protein sequence is MLGHQFVTAAAIAASVLFILSLGGLSNQEKAKRAVWYGIAGMGLAVFFTMLGPGIGGYWLMVPLMLIGAAIGAVVAKKVEMTEMPQLVAALHSFVGLAAVFVGWNAEMERARVVAMRAAGESMDSLSAFAATLSHKTPAELTFLQVEVVLGVFIGAVTFTGSVIAFGKLAGKMDGKPKQFPGGHLLNAGAAALSLVLAIAYLNGAGFWTLLLIAILAFFIGWHLIMGIGGADMPVVVSMLNSYSGWAAAAIGFTLSNDLLIVTGALVGSSGAILSYIMCKAMNRKFVNVILGGFGGTSGPAAEIEGEQVSIDAGGVSSALNDADSVIIVPGYGMAVAQAQNAVSELVRKLRGAGKEVRFGIHPVAGRLPGHMNVLLAEAKVPYDIVLEMDEINDDFASTDVVIVIGSNDIVNPAAQEDPNSPIAGMPVLRVWEAKQVFVCKRGQGTGYSGIENPLFFKDNTRMFYGDARQSIDSLLPQLD, encoded by the coding sequence ATGTTGGGTCATCAATTCGTAACCGCCGCGGCGATCGCGGCGAGTGTGCTGTTTATCCTCTCGTTGGGGGGATTGAGTAATCAAGAGAAGGCCAAGCGGGCTGTATGGTATGGCATCGCCGGGATGGGGCTGGCGGTGTTCTTCACCATGCTCGGCCCGGGTATCGGCGGCTACTGGCTGATGGTGCCGCTGATGCTGATCGGTGCCGCCATCGGCGCCGTGGTGGCGAAAAAGGTCGAAATGACCGAAATGCCGCAGTTGGTGGCGGCACTGCACTCCTTTGTCGGTCTGGCGGCCGTGTTCGTAGGCTGGAATGCCGAAATGGAGCGCGCACGGGTAGTGGCCATGCGTGCGGCTGGCGAGTCCATGGATAGCCTGTCGGCCTTTGCCGCGACTTTGTCGCACAAGACGCCGGCCGAGCTGACCTTCCTGCAGGTCGAGGTGGTGCTGGGTGTGTTCATCGGTGCAGTAACCTTTACCGGCTCGGTGATTGCCTTCGGTAAGCTGGCCGGCAAGATGGACGGCAAGCCGAAGCAGTTCCCCGGTGGCCATCTGCTCAACGCCGGTGCCGCAGCACTGTCGCTGGTGCTGGCCATTGCCTATCTCAATGGCGCAGGTTTCTGGACACTGCTGCTGATCGCCATCCTCGCGTTCTTCATCGGTTGGCACCTGATCATGGGTATCGGCGGCGCCGATATGCCGGTGGTGGTGTCGATGCTCAACAGCTACTCGGGTTGGGCCGCGGCAGCCATCGGCTTCACGCTGTCCAATGATCTGTTGATCGTGACCGGTGCGCTGGTCGGCTCCTCGGGTGCCATTCTCTCGTACATCATGTGCAAGGCGATGAACCGCAAATTCGTCAATGTCATCCTCGGTGGTTTTGGTGGCACCAGTGGTCCGGCGGCGGAGATCGAAGGTGAGCAGGTGTCGATCGATGCGGGAGGCGTGTCGAGCGCGCTGAACGACGCCGATAGCGTGATCATCGTGCCCGGCTATGGCATGGCCGTTGCCCAGGCGCAGAATGCGGTCAGTGAGCTGGTGCGTAAGCTGCGTGGGGCGGGCAAGGAAGTGCGTTTCGGCATCCACCCGGTAGCGGGTCGCCTGCCTGGCCATATGAACGTGCTGTTGGCCGAAGCCAAGGTGCCTTACGACATCGTGCTGGAGATGGACGAGATCAATGATGACTTCGCTTCCACCGACGTGGTGATCGTGATCGGCTCCAATGACATCGTCAATCCGGCGGCCCAGGAAGATCCCAACAGCCCGATCGCCGGTATGCCGGTACTGCGGGTCTGGGAGGCCAAGCAGGTGTTTGTCTGCAAGCGCGGCCAGGGAACGGGCTACTCCGGTATCGAGAACCCGTTGTTCTTCAAGGACAACACTCGGATGTTCTACGGTGATGCCCGCCAGAGTATCGATTCGCTGTTGCCGCAGTTGGACTGA
- the hflK gene encoding FtsH protease activity modulator HflK: MAWNEPGGGNGNQHDPWSGGGRKGGNGGGGNRGGDNQGPPDLDEALKKFQDKLNNMLGGRGGKRGGGGGNKGGSGKPRNTLALPGLLLVIGAAIWAASGFYLVDQSERGVVLRFGKFQEVVNPGLQWNPPLIDDVRMVNVTRVRSVSQTQSMLTQDENIVSVEISAQYQVADPRSYMLNVRDPELSLENALDSALRHVVGGTDMIDILTSGREILGSAVASRLQSYLDAYGTGIHLVTLNVESTSPPDAVQDAFDDVIRAREDRQRTINQAMAYANAIIPEAQGQAQRIVEQGQGYRESVVAEARGQANRFSALLTQYQDSPEVMRERLYLDVMSEVLGQTNKVFVDVQEQSPLMVLPMDRLGRGTSGAASDQSDTQLDPQILERMRNEASGSSSSSSTRSERDTGIQREGR; encoded by the coding sequence ATGGCCTGGAATGAGCCTGGTGGCGGCAACGGCAACCAGCACGACCCCTGGAGTGGTGGGGGCCGCAAAGGCGGAAACGGTGGCGGTGGCAACCGTGGGGGAGACAATCAGGGACCGCCTGATCTGGATGAAGCGCTGAAGAAATTTCAGGACAAGCTCAACAACATGCTGGGTGGTCGCGGCGGGAAGCGCGGCGGTGGCGGCGGTAACAAGGGCGGCAGTGGTAAGCCACGTAACACTCTGGCCTTGCCTGGCCTGCTGCTGGTGATCGGCGCGGCTATCTGGGCAGCCAGTGGCTTCTATCTGGTCGACCAGTCCGAGCGTGGTGTGGTGCTGCGATTCGGTAAGTTCCAGGAAGTCGTCAACCCTGGTCTGCAATGGAATCCGCCGTTGATCGATGATGTGCGCATGGTCAACGTGACCCGTGTACGTTCCGTCAGTCAGACTCAGTCGATGCTGACCCAGGACGAGAACATTGTCTCGGTCGAGATCTCGGCGCAGTATCAGGTCGCTGATCCGCGTTCCTACATGCTCAATGTTCGCGATCCCGAGCTGTCTCTCGAAAATGCTCTGGATTCCGCACTGCGCCATGTAGTCGGTGGCACCGACATGATCGATATCCTGACCTCCGGTCGTGAGATTCTCGGTTCTGCGGTGGCGAGCCGTCTCCAGTCTTATCTGGATGCCTATGGCACTGGTATCCATCTTGTGACCCTCAACGTCGAGTCAACTTCACCGCCTGATGCGGTGCAGGATGCCTTCGATGACGTTATTCGTGCACGTGAGGATCGCCAGCGGACCATTAACCAGGCAATGGCCTACGCCAATGCGATTATTCCCGAGGCACAAGGTCAAGCCCAGCGTATTGTCGAGCAGGGCCAGGGTTATCGTGAGTCGGTCGTCGCCGAGGCGCGTGGTCAGGCCAATCGCTTCAGCGCATTGTTGACGCAATATCAGGATTCTCCGGAAGTGATGCGTGAGCGTCTCTACCTGGACGTGATGTCTGAGGTGCTCGGCCAGACCAACAAGGTCTTTGTCGATGTGCAGGAACAGAGCCCGTTGATGGTGCTGCCGATGGATCGCCTCGGTCGTGGTACCAGCGGTGCGGCCTCTGATCAGAGTGACACTCAACTCGATCCGCAGATTCTCGAGCGGATGCGAAATGAGGCAAGTGGCTCGAGTAGCAGCAGTTCAACTCGAAGCGAACGTGACACAGGTATCCAGAGAGAGGGTCGCTAG
- a CDS encoding Re/Si-specific NAD(P)(+) transhydrogenase subunit alpha yields MKIGAPRERYEGEARVALTPESAGHIQKLGHECLIESGAGEKAGFSDAAYEQAGVTVVADAAALFDQADIVVKVREPDNEEADRLREGQTLISFFWPAQNEEMLERCRARSANVIAMDMVPRISRAQKMDALSSTANIAGYRAVIEAGNQFGRFFTGQVTAAGKVPPAKVLVIGAGVAGLAAIGTASSLGAVVRAFDVRPEVSEQIESMGAEFLFLDFEDSADGSESGGYASPSSPEFREKQLELFRQQAPDIDIVITTALIPGRPAPKLWLEDMVAAMKPGSVVIDLAAEKGGNCDATVPNERIVTDNGVVVVGYTDFPSRMATQSSLLYSTNIRHMLTDLTPEKDGQIVHDMEDDVIRGSTVTHQGEITFPPPPPKVKAIAAAKPKPKEKEPTPQEKKAAEHAAFVAQTKRQVGMLAIGGVLMLLLGQVAPASFMQHFIVFVLSCFVGFQVIWNVSHSLHTPLMAVTNAISGIIILGAVLQVGSGNWLVALLAGISVLIASINIVGGFLVTRRMLAMFQKS; encoded by the coding sequence GTGAAGATAGGAGCACCAAGGGAAAGGTACGAAGGTGAGGCGCGTGTCGCGCTGACGCCGGAAAGTGCCGGACACATTCAGAAACTGGGGCATGAATGCCTGATCGAGAGCGGCGCCGGCGAAAAGGCTGGGTTCTCTGACGCTGCTTATGAGCAGGCGGGCGTGACAGTGGTGGCAGATGCGGCAGCATTGTTCGATCAGGCCGATATTGTCGTCAAGGTGCGTGAACCGGATAACGAGGAAGCCGATCGTCTGCGTGAAGGCCAGACACTGATCAGCTTCTTCTGGCCGGCCCAGAACGAAGAAATGCTCGAGCGCTGTCGTGCTCGTAGCGCCAATGTCATTGCCATGGACATGGTGCCGCGTATCTCGCGCGCCCAGAAGATGGACGCCCTGTCATCCACGGCCAACATCGCGGGTTATCGAGCGGTCATCGAGGCCGGCAACCAGTTCGGGCGTTTCTTTACCGGTCAGGTCACCGCTGCGGGCAAGGTTCCGCCGGCCAAGGTGCTGGTCATTGGTGCAGGCGTTGCGGGTCTGGCGGCCATTGGTACTGCGAGTAGCCTGGGCGCAGTGGTACGTGCATTCGATGTGCGTCCTGAAGTCTCTGAGCAGATCGAGTCGATGGGCGCCGAGTTCCTGTTCCTCGACTTTGAAGACAGCGCGGATGGTTCTGAATCTGGTGGCTACGCGTCGCCATCCAGCCCCGAATTCCGCGAGAAGCAACTGGAGCTGTTCCGTCAGCAGGCTCCGGATATCGATATCGTGATTACCACCGCACTGATTCCTGGACGCCCGGCTCCGAAGTTGTGGCTTGAGGATATGGTGGCGGCCATGAAGCCCGGCTCCGTGGTTATCGACCTGGCGGCTGAAAAGGGCGGCAACTGCGATGCGACCGTACCCAACGAGCGTATCGTGACTGATAATGGCGTGGTCGTCGTCGGCTACACCGACTTCCCGTCACGCATGGCCACCCAGTCGTCGCTGCTGTACTCCACCAATATCCGTCACATGTTGACTGATCTGACTCCGGAAAAGGATGGCCAGATCGTACACGACATGGAAGATGACGTGATTCGTGGTTCCACTGTGACGCATCAGGGCGAAATCACCTTCCCGCCCCCTCCGCCCAAGGTCAAGGCCATCGCTGCGGCGAAGCCCAAACCGAAGGAGAAAGAGCCGACACCGCAAGAGAAAAAGGCTGCCGAGCATGCTGCCTTCGTTGCCCAGACCAAAAGACAGGTCGGTATGCTGGCTATCGGTGGTGTGCTGATGCTGTTGCTGGGTCAGGTGGCTCCAGCATCCTTCATGCAGCACTTCATCGTCTTCGTACTGTCGTGCTTCGTTGGCTTCCAGGTGATCTGGAACGTCAGTCATTCACTGCATACTCCGCTGATGGCAGTTACCAATGCCATTTCGGGCATCATCATTCTCGGGGCTGTGCTCCAGGTGGGGTCCGGTAACTGGTTGGTTGCCTTGCTTGCAGGGATTTCAGTGTTGATTGCGTCGATCAACATCGTCGGTGGCTTCCTCGTCACGCGTCGCATGTTGGCCATGTTCCAGAAGTCGTGA
- the hflC gene encoding protease modulator HflC, giving the protein MINNRSLLIVGGLAAVAWLASNSLYVVDETERAVKLRFGEIIEENIQPGLHAKVPITQTVRKFDTRVLTLDTDTSRYLTQEQKAVIVDSYVKWQVIDPTRYYEATAGDELMAVRLIQPRVDESLRNEFGQLNLQQIISENRDELMSGPTQELDRLMRDELGVAILDIRVKRIDLPEDVSAAVYSRMRSEREREAREWRAQGEEESERIKANADRRRQVLLAQANERSETLRGEGDAEAAGIYSQAYSADAEFFSFWRSLNAYRESFGEDSGNMMVLDPSSDFFRYLKSPDQPEG; this is encoded by the coding sequence ATGATCAATAATCGATCCCTGCTCATCGTTGGTGGCCTTGCTGCCGTGGCCTGGTTGGCCAGCAACAGCCTCTACGTGGTCGATGAAACCGAGCGTGCGGTCAAGCTGCGCTTCGGTGAAATCATTGAGGAAAATATCCAGCCCGGGCTGCACGCCAAGGTGCCGATCACCCAGACCGTGCGCAAGTTTGATACCCGCGTGCTGACCCTGGATACCGATACCAGCCGCTACCTGACTCAGGAGCAGAAGGCGGTCATCGTCGACTCCTACGTCAAGTGGCAGGTCATCGATCCGACGCGCTACTACGAGGCGACGGCGGGTGATGAGCTGATGGCGGTGCGTCTGATCCAGCCGCGTGTCGACGAGAGCCTGCGTAATGAGTTCGGTCAGCTGAATCTTCAGCAGATCATCTCCGAGAATCGTGATGAGCTGATGTCGGGGCCGACTCAGGAACTCGACAGGTTGATGCGCGATGAACTGGGTGTGGCGATTCTCGATATTCGCGTCAAGCGTATCGACCTGCCGGAAGACGTGTCTGCCGCCGTATACTCGCGTATGCGCTCCGAGCGTGAGCGCGAGGCCCGTGAGTGGCGCGCCCAGGGTGAGGAAGAGTCCGAGCGTATCAAGGCCAATGCCGATCGTCGGCGCCAGGTACTATTGGCCCAGGCCAATGAGCGTTCCGAGACCTTGCGTGGTGAAGGTGATGCCGAGGCGGCGGGTATCTACTCCCAGGCCTATAGCGCGGACGCCGAGTTCTTCTCTTTCTGGCGTAGCCTCAATGCCTATCGCGAAAGCTTCGGTGAGGATAGTGGCAACATGATGGTGCTGGACCCGTCCAGCGACTTCTTCCGCTACCTGAAGAGCCCGGATCAGCCCGAGGGTTGA
- a CDS encoding ATP phosphoribosyltransferase regulatory subunit produces MTIADRWLLPDGMDEVLPPQASRMEELRRALLDLYHLWGYDQVMPPPVEFLDSLLTGTGTDLDLQTFKLTDQLTGRMMGVSADVTPQVARMDAHSLKREGPVRLCYCTNVLRAKADKHQGGRSPVQVGVELFGHASLAADLEILRLALEGLAVSGAREIHLALGHVGIYRNLVSAAALDAQGEYAISSALALKSPSQLDEAVSRLISDAALADMFRALGDLHGGPDVLEVAREAFAEAPQAVNDALDKLYELYQGVSAEHPEVACYFDLAELRGYQYHTGMMFAAYVPGYGQALVKGGRYDDTGKAFGRARPATGLSMDLKVLATLAPREPEADGIWAPADEGQAGLNEAIQALRSQGRRVVQALPGQRTGAVQHLCREQLVAGSEGWTVEAIEPLTQST; encoded by the coding sequence ATGACCATCGCTGACCGCTGGCTCTTGCCCGACGGCATGGACGAGGTGCTGCCGCCTCAGGCCAGCCGTATGGAAGAGCTGCGCCGTGCGCTGCTCGACCTCTATCATCTGTGGGGCTATGACCAGGTCATGCCGCCTCCGGTAGAGTTCCTCGACTCTCTATTGACCGGTACGGGTACTGATCTCGACCTGCAGACTTTCAAGCTGACTGACCAGTTGACTGGTCGCATGATGGGCGTCAGCGCCGACGTGACACCTCAGGTAGCGCGTATGGATGCTCACTCTTTGAAGCGCGAGGGGCCCGTGCGGCTTTGCTACTGCACGAATGTGTTGCGCGCCAAGGCTGACAAGCATCAGGGTGGGCGCAGTCCTGTGCAGGTCGGTGTCGAGTTGTTTGGCCATGCCAGCCTGGCGGCGGATCTGGAGATCCTGCGTCTGGCGCTGGAAGGCCTTGCGGTGTCTGGTGCTCGTGAGATTCACCTGGCACTGGGCCATGTAGGCATCTACCGTAATCTGGTGTCGGCTGCTGCGCTCGATGCTCAGGGAGAGTACGCAATTTCCTCGGCATTGGCGCTGAAATCGCCATCTCAGCTGGATGAGGCAGTATCGCGCCTGATCAGCGACGCGGCGCTGGCGGACATGTTCCGTGCGCTGGGGGATCTGCATGGTGGCCCCGATGTGCTCGAAGTCGCGCGCGAGGCGTTCGCCGAAGCGCCGCAGGCCGTCAATGATGCGCTCGACAAGTTGTATGAGCTGTATCAAGGGGTAAGCGCTGAACATCCAGAGGTGGCCTGTTACTTCGACCTCGCCGAGTTGCGCGGTTATCAGTATCACACCGGTATGATGTTTGCCGCTTATGTCCCGGGCTATGGCCAGGCGCTGGTCAAGGGCGGGCGTTATGACGATACCGGTAAGGCCTTTGGCCGTGCCCGCCCGGCGACCGGACTGTCCATGGACCTCAAGGTGCTGGCGACGCTGGCTCCTCGAGAGCCGGAAGCCGATGGCATATGGGCTCCAGCCGATGAAGGGCAGGCAGGCTTGAATGAAGCCATTCAGGCGTTGCGTAGCCAGGGTCGTCGAGTGGTACAAGCGCTTCCGGGGCAGCGCACTGGAGCGGTGCAACATCTTTGCCGTGAGCAGTTGGTGGCTGGTAGCGAGGGCTGGACAGTTGAAGCCATCGAGCCACTCACGCAGTCAACCTGA
- a CDS encoding LysR substrate-binding domain-containing protein → MSYRLPSLTALRAFEAAARLNSFKKAAEELAVTATAISHRIRVLEEDLERPMFLRKVRAVELTADGQELFTAVHRGFDTIAVAVERLRKPRKVSVTLSTTPAFATKWLVPRLASFQAQHPDIDLHVHASNTPVDLHSGTVDLAIRYGSGPYEGMEATLLLENQFAPVASPTLKAATNRDISQWPLIHFDWHLPPAMELNWNAWLDANGHKAREAAAGIRYSEESHAIQAAIAGQGVAMLSLLLVEEELRLGLLKIVAEPTLKAMPYLLLQSNQRPVSQPVVVVKSWLIQSAHQAQQDR, encoded by the coding sequence ATGAGCTATCGGCTTCCCTCTCTAACCGCACTGCGTGCCTTTGAAGCAGCCGCACGCCTGAATAGTTTCAAGAAGGCTGCAGAGGAATTGGCGGTCACCGCAACAGCGATCAGTCACCGCATCCGTGTTCTGGAGGAAGACCTCGAGCGCCCAATGTTCCTCCGCAAGGTACGAGCGGTTGAGTTGACGGCAGATGGACAGGAGCTCTTCACAGCGGTACACCGCGGTTTCGATACCATCGCTGTGGCCGTTGAGCGTCTACGCAAACCACGCAAGGTTTCAGTCACTCTGTCCACGACACCGGCATTCGCGACGAAGTGGCTGGTGCCACGGTTGGCGAGCTTCCAGGCACAGCATCCTGATATTGATCTACACGTTCATGCTTCCAATACTCCCGTCGACCTCCATTCCGGAACCGTCGACCTGGCGATTCGCTATGGCAGCGGCCCATATGAAGGCATGGAAGCCACGTTGCTGCTGGAGAACCAATTCGCCCCCGTCGCCAGCCCGACACTCAAGGCAGCGACCAACCGTGACATATCGCAGTGGCCATTGATTCATTTCGACTGGCACCTCCCTCCCGCCATGGAGTTGAACTGGAACGCCTGGCTAGATGCCAACGGGCACAAGGCACGGGAGGCAGCGGCTGGCATCCGTTACTCAGAGGAAAGTCATGCCATTCAGGCGGCCATTGCCGGTCAGGGAGTGGCGATGTTGAGCCTTCTGCTGGTTGAGGAGGAATTACGCCTCGGGCTGCTGAAGATTGTGGCCGAACCGACGCTCAAGGCAATGCCCTACCTCCTTCTTCAGAGCAACCAACGCCCAGTCTCGCAGCCCGTTGTGGTCGTGAAGAGTTGGCTGATACAGAGCGCTCACCAGGCACAGCAGGATCGCTGA
- a CDS encoding adenylosuccinate synthase, with protein sequence MGKNVVVLGTQWGDEGKGKVVDLLTESASAVVRFQGGHNAGHTLVIDGEKTVLHLIPSGILREDKTCVIGNGVVLSPEALLKEIHELEDKGVPVRKRLRLSPACPLILDYHVRLDQAREKARGVAKIGTTGRGIGPAYEDKVARRGLRLGDMLHRERFASKLGEVLDYHNFVLTQYHGEPPVDFQAVLDSAMQMAEELRPMVADTVSLVHDLRKNGDNILFEGAQGSLLDIDHGTYPFVTSSNTTAGGTATGSGVGPLYLDYVLGITKAYTTRVGSGPFPTELFDEHGRHLAERGHEFGATTGRARRCGWFDAVALRHAVQINSVSGICLTKLDVLDGLENIRVCVGYRSKDGEVLDNPVDSEGYEAIEPLYQDLPGWTESTLGVKRVEDLPANARAYISFLEEQVGTSIDIISTGPDRNETIVLRNPFGN encoded by the coding sequence ATGGGCAAGAACGTAGTCGTACTGGGCACCCAGTGGGGTGATGAAGGCAAGGGCAAGGTCGTTGACCTGTTGACGGAATCCGCTTCCGCAGTGGTGCGCTTCCAGGGCGGACACAATGCTGGCCATACGCTGGTAATCGATGGTGAGAAGACCGTTCTGCACCTGATCCCGTCTGGCATCCTGCGTGAGGACAAGACCTGTGTCATCGGTAATGGTGTCGTGCTGTCTCCGGAGGCTCTGCTCAAGGAGATTCACGAGCTCGAGGATAAAGGCGTGCCAGTGCGCAAGCGCTTGCGCCTGTCGCCGGCTTGTCCGCTGATTCTCGATTACCATGTGCGCCTCGACCAGGCACGTGAGAAGGCGCGTGGCGTGGCCAAGATCGGCACCACCGGACGTGGTATTGGTCCTGCCTACGAGGACAAGGTCGCGCGTCGTGGACTACGTCTTGGCGACATGCTGCATCGTGAGCGCTTCGCCTCCAAACTCGGCGAAGTGCTGGACTACCACAACTTCGTGTTGACCCAGTACCACGGTGAGCCGCCGGTAGACTTCCAGGCCGTGCTCGACAGCGCTATGCAGATGGCCGAGGAACTGCGGCCGATGGTCGCCGATACCGTGAGCCTGGTGCATGACCTGCGCAAGAACGGTGACAACATCCTGTTCGAGGGTGCCCAGGGGTCGTTGCTGGATATTGACCACGGTACCTATCCGTTCGTGACCAGTTCAAACACTACCGCCGGTGGCACCGCGACCGGCTCTGGTGTCGGGCCGTTGTATCTGGACTATGTGCTGGGCATCACCAAGGCCTACACCACTCGTGTGGGCTCAGGCCCGTTCCCCACTGAGTTGTTCGATGAGCATGGCCGTCACCTGGCCGAGCGTGGCCACGAGTTTGGCGCTACCACTGGCCGCGCACGTCGCTGTGGCTGGTTCGACGCTGTTGCGCTGCGCCATGCGGTGCAGATCAACTCGGTTTCCGGTATCTGTCTGACCAAACTCGACGTGCTCGATGGTCTGGAAAATATCCGCGTCTGTGTTGGGTATCGCAGCAAGGATGGAGAGGTGCTCGACAACCCAGTGGACTCCGAGGGCTATGAAGCCATCGAACCGCTCTATCAGGACCTGCCGGGTTGGACGGAATCGACGCTTGGCGTCAAGCGTGTCGAGGATCTTCCTGCCAATGCTCGTGCCTACATCAGCTTCCTCGAGGAGCAGGTTGGTACCTCCATCGATATCATATCCACCGGGCCGGACCGCAACGAGACCATCGTGTTGCGTAACCCCTTCGGTAATTGA